The genomic DNA GATGCGCGCCCGCCGCGAGCTGAGAAAGTCGCGGACTTCGGCGCGGTGGTCGATCTGACTCATAACCCCAGGTTAGGCGAGGCGACGGCAGACAAGGAGGTAAGGCCAGTACCCCGAACGGGCGTCACTCCCTCGACCGCCGGGATCGTCGTTGACTGGTACCACCCCATGTCAGTACAGGGCTCTGCCCTCTGCCCTCTGCCCTCTGCCCTCTGCCCTCTGCCCTCTGCCCTCTGCCCTCTGCCCTCTGCCCTCTGCCCTCTGCCCTCTGCCCTCTGCCCTCTGCCCTCACCAGGATGGTCGATCCGACCCATATCCCCGGGCTAGGACGATTGAGTCCGAGGGGTAACAGCACAGAGGCATGGCCGCGGAGATGGCACGAGGGTGTCCGCGCTCAGTTGGTGACGACCGAGACGGGCACCCTCGCAACCGCGCTCTACGTGCAGGTGGACGATCTGCTGAAAGCTTCGCCGGATCTGGGCCCGGCGCGGTGGCCGCGGACAAGGCCTGCTCCTCCCACGTCAACCGCCGCCCGCATTCCGGTATCCGGAGGAGCAGGCGAGTGCTCCTTGGCCGTCAGGACGAGGTGGTTGTGCGGGCGGCGTTGGCATAGCGGGTGGCGAGGCGGGCGAAGGCGCCGCTGAGCTCTGGTGGACCGATGACTTCGACGTCGGCGTCGAAGCGGCCGATGGCGGCTGCCAGGCCGGCCCATGACCAGGAGCCGAGGGCGAGTCGGCAGCGGTCCGGTCCGAGTTCTTCGACGATTCCGTCCCGGGCGAAGGGGGCGACGGCGGTGGCGGGAAGGTCGAGGAGGACTTCGCCCTGGCAGGGCCAGTCGGTGGTGCCGTCGGAGCCGCGAAATCGGCTGGTGATGAAGGCGGGCACGTCGCCTCCGGGCACGTCGCGCGGGGGAAATCGGGGTCCGGTCGGTGTGCGCGGGTGTATGCGGTCGACGCGGAAGGTCCGCCAGTCATCGCGGTCGAGGTCCCAGGCCAAGAGGTACCAGCAGCCGCGCCAGGTGACCAGATGGTGTGGCTGCACCCGGCGGCGCCGCTGCCCGGTTGCCGCCTTCCGGTCCTGCGCGTAGTCGAAACGGAGTTCCTCATGGGCATGGATGGCGGTGCTCAGGTCCGTGAAGACCTGGGTGTCGGCCTGGGGGACGTCGCCGTTCTCGGGTGGGTGGACGGCCGTGATGCGCATCGTGTCTATGCGGTGGCGTAGGCGGGGCGGCATGACCTGGCGGATCGTGGCGAGGGCACGGGCTGCGTCCTCGGCGAGCGTGGTGCCGGTAGCGGCGGTTTGCAGGGCGACGGCCAAGGCGACGGCCTGGTCGTCGTCGAACAGCAGTGGAGGCAGATGCACGCCGGCATCCAAACGGTATCCGCCGGAGGGCCCTTTGAACGCCATGATCGGGTAGCCGAGTTCCCGCAGGCGGTCGATGTCGCGGCGGACGGTGCGCGGGGTGATATCGAGCCGCTCGGCGAGGTCCTCGCCGGACCAGTCGCGGCGTGTCTGAAGCAGTGAGAGCAGTGCGAGCAGGCGCGAGGACGTTTTCTGCATGTCCACCATTCTCCCTTCAGTACAGGACACGACCTGTCCGCTACTCCTGCAACAGTGGACACGGGCCGCCAGGGGGCACCGCCCCAGGTCACAGTGGCCGCGCTGTGCTCCCCTTCGTCGCAGCGGCGCACATCCGAGAAACCCAAGGCAAGGAGCGGGCTATGTCCATCACGACCACCACCCATCTGAACTTCCGGGGGGCCGCGCGCGAGGCGCTGGACTTCTACAAGTCCGTCTTCGGCGGGCGGGTCGTCGCCGTCACCTACAAGGACGCCGGCAACATGCAGCAGGAGAACGAGGCGGACTGGGTGATGTGGGGCGAAGTGGTCGGGGGCAACGGCTTCCATGTCATGGCCTACGACGTGCCCTCCCCGTTGCCGTGGAATCAGGGCGAGAACCCCTTCTTCGTCTCCGTACGCGGTGACGACGCCGATGAGATCAGCGATCTGTGGCAGAAGCTGTCGGACGGCTCGACGGTGGTGCGGCCCTTGGAGGCCGCGCAGTGGGCGCCGCTGTACGGCATGCTCATCGACCACTTCGGCGTGACCTGGGTCCTGGACGTCTCGTACACGCCCCCCTCCCCTGCCCCAACCGCCCTGCCTCGGCGTCCGGCCGACGAGCGGGCCGCGGGCTGAGAACGCCATGACCGTCCTCGACACCCGCACCCTCAACCGCGCGACCCTCGCTCGTCAGTACCTGCTCGACCGCGCCGACACACCGACCCGCGGCGCCGTGGCTCATCTGTGCGGAATGCAGGCACAACAACCACAGGAGCCGTTCATCGGCCTGTGGTCCCGGCTCCACGCCTTCAAGCCGGACACCCTGGACGACCTGCTGACAGGGCGGCAGGTCGTGCGCACGCACCTGATGCGCCGCACCGTCCACCTCGTCACCGCCGACGACGCGCTGGCCTGGCGGGCCCGCCACGACACCATGCTGCGCCAACGGGTACTGGCGACCTACCGCCGCGAACTCGCCTGCATCGACCCTGCCGAGGTCGCCGCGGCGGGCAGAGCGGTCATGGCCGACCACCGGCCCCGCACCATGGCCGAACTCGTCCGGGAACTGCAAGACCGCTGGCCCACGCCACCACGCCGCGCCCTGGGCGAACTACTCGTCGCCGCCTTGATTCCGATGGTCCAACTCCCGCCACGCGGCCTATGGCACACCACGGCAGGCGTGCGCAATCTGCCCCTGGCCACATGGCTCGGGCGCGACATCGATCCGCTCTCCCCCGACGCCACCGACCCGACCGGGCAACAACTCGTACGGCGCTATCTCGCTGCGTACGGGCCCGCCGCCACCGCGGACATCCGCTCCTGGTGCGGTCTCGCCGGGCTCCCCGCTGCCGTCAAAACCGTCCGCGAAGAACTCGTCACCTTCCGCGACGAACGCGGCCGCGACCTCCTCGACCTGCCCGACGCACCGCGCCCGCACCCCGACACCCCCGCGCCCGTCCGCTTCCTCCCGGCCTTCGACAACGCGATCCTCGGCTACCACGACCGCAGCCGCATCATCGACGACGCCCACCTCGGCCTGTCCGTCGCCGGCCTACGCGCCGTCCTCGTCGACGGACGCGTCTCCGCCACCTGGACCGTGCACAACAACCAACTCGCCATCACCCCACTCCGCCCCTTCTCCACCGCAGACCAAGAAGCCGTCCACGCCGAAGGCCAAGCCCTGGCCACCTTCCTGGACGAAGACATCGATCACGTACACATCGAAGCCACCGACGGCTGAGAACAACTCACAGCGCTCCAGTCGGCGAACGCCGCCCACTGGAGCGAGGTTCCGATCGCTGCATCGTTCCTCTCCGGCTCAGGTACGGCTTAGCGGGTGGACTCGCGGTTGAACAGCTTCTTCGACCAGAGGTAGCCGCCGAGCGCGATGACGACGCACCAGCCGACCGCGATGACGGCGTTGTTCCCGATCGGCGTGCCCATCAGCAGGCCGCGCAAAGTCTCGATGAGCGGCGTGAACGGCTGGTACTCGGCGAACCAGCGCAGCACGGTGGGCATCGAGTCGGTCGGGACGAACCCGCTGCCCAGGAACGGGAGCAGCAGCAGCGGCATACCGACGTTGCTCGATGCTTCGACGGTCTTGCTGGCCAGACCGAGCGCGACCGCCAGCCAGATGAAGGCGAAGCTCATCATCACCAGGACACCGGTGAGGGCGAGCCAGTCGCCGGGCCCCGCCGACGGCCGGAAGCCGATGAGCAGCGCGACGCCGATGACCGCCACGATGCTGAGCATCGTCTGGATGAGGCTGCCGATGACGTGTCCGGTCAGGACGGACACGCGGGCGATGGCCATGGTGCGGAACCGGTCGACGATGCCCTCGGTCATGTCCATGGCGATCGCGATGGTGGTGCCCTGGACCGCGGCGGTGATCGTCATCAGGACGATCGCGGGGGTGACGTAGTTGACGTACTCCGCACGTCCGCCGGAGACGCCGCCGAGCCCGGCGCCGAGCGTGCCGCCGAAGACGTAGACGAACAGCAGCAGGAAGACGATCGGCATGCCGATGAGCATCAGTGTCATGGACGGGTAGCGCGCCATGCGCTTGAGGTTGCGGCGAAGCATCGTCGCCGAGTCGGTCAGGGCGTACGACACAGTGCTCATCGTGCGGTCACCTTCTCCTTGTTGCCGGTGAGAGCGAGGAAGACGTCGTCGAGGTCGGGGGTGTGCACGCTCAGCGAGTCGACCACGACCGCGTTCTGGTCAAGCCGGTCGAGCAGCGCCTTCAGCGACCTGAGGCTGCCGTCGTGCGGTACGCGCAGGACGAGCGTGTCGCTGTCGCGGGACACCTGGCCTACCGCGCAGGCGGCGGATTCGAGGTCGCGCTCGTCGGCGAACCGCAGCAGGACGTGGCCGCCGGGAATGCGCCGCTTGAGCTCGTCCGCAGTGCCCTCGGCGACGATCTTCCCGTGGTCGAGCACCGCGATCCGGTCGGCGAGCTCATCGGCCTCCTCCAGGTACTGGGTGGTGAGAAAGATGGTGACGCCACCCGCCACGAGCTCCCGCACAATCTGCCACATGGCGCGGCGGCTACGCGGGTCCAGCCCGGTGGTCGGCTCGTCGAGGAAGATCACCTGCGGTGAGCCGACCAGCGTCATCGCGAGGTCGAGCCGCCGCCGCATCCCGCCGGAGTAGGTCGCCGCCGTCTTCTTGGCTGCATCGACGAGGTCGAACTGTTCGAGCAGCTGGGCGGTCCTGCGCCTGCCCGCCTTCCGGCCGAGACGGTGCAGATCAGCCATCAGGGTCAGGTTCTCCTGACCGGTCAGCAGGTTGTCGACCGCCGAGAACTGGCCGGTGACGCCGATCGCGGCACGCACCGCATCCGGCTCGGCGGACAGGTCGTGACCCGCGATCCGCGCGCTGCCCCCGTCTGCGCGGATCAGGGTGGACAAGATCTTGACTGTGGTGGTCTTGCCGGCGCCGTTGGCGCCGAGCAACGAGAAAACGGTGCCATGCGGGACGTTCAGGTCGACGCCGTCGAGCACGACGTGGTCACCGTACGATCGGCGCAGTCCGGTCGCCGTGATCGCAGATTGGGACGGCATGGTCATGAGACCCCTTTCGAGATCTGGTCAGGAACGGCGGACGGTGATGTCGCCGAACGACGTGTGCGCGTGGACTTCGACGGTCTGCTCGGACTTCTCCGGTGCTTCGCTGAGACCCTCCAGCGAGTTCTCCACCCGCCCGTACGAGGTGTTCAGGTCGAACCATGCGGCGATGCCGGCGGCGACACCGATTTCGAGGTGGCCGGTCGAGGTACGTAGCGTGACGGTGTCGCGCGTGACCTGGCCGACGCGAATGGTTCCGTTAGAGGTCTTGGCTTCCACCATGGCGCCGGCCCGGCCGACGGAGATGTCGCCGTTGGCCGAGCGCACCTGCAGCTCGCCGGCGACAGTGCCGATCTCGGTCTTGCCGTTGGAGTTCTTGATGACGGCGGTGCCGCCGATCTCGCCGATGTGCACGCGCCCGGCGCCGGTGGAGACATCGGCGTTGCCCGCGACTGTTTCGACAGTGATGTCGCCACCGGAGGTGCCCAGCCGAAGCGGTCCGGTCCGGTCAAAGCGGAAATGCCCGACCGACGCCTTGAGCCGGCACTCCCCCAGCGTGCCGACGCCGCGCAGGTCCGCTGCCGACAGGTCCGCGTGCACGTGCGAGCCGGTGGGAAGTTCGATCAGCACGTCGACCGACCTGGTCTTCTTGGAGAAGTCGGCAATACGGGTCTTCGGCCCACGGACCGTCAACGTTCCGTCGGCGTACTCGACGCGCGTCTTCTGCGCGGCGTCCACGTCGGACGCGTCGGTCTCGTCGCTCGGCCGTACCTCGACGACGGTGTCGGTCCGGTCGCTCGCGATGATCTGCACGTCACCGACGGAGAGCTCAATCGTGGCGGAAATCGGTTCAGGTGTGGCGAAAACAGGCATGGCTGTCTCCTCGGAATGGGTCGGAAGTACATCCCCGCCGGTCGGAGATGTACGAAGTAAGTGGTTCTGGGTGTCGGCGTGGCTAGCGAGCCCAGCCGGTGTAACGCTGCGCGCTGCGTTTGCCTCGCCGGTCGGAGCCGTGGTCGCGCTCCGTGGCGCGCAGTACCGTCGAGGCGGCCCGCACCAGCCAGGCGTTGAGCGAGCGGCCTTCCTTGCCCGCCGCCTCCTCGATCGCGGCCTTGAGCTGTTCCGGGAGGCGGACGTTGATCCGTGTCACTGGGCCGTCCTCGAAGCGCGCCGCGGCGTCGTCAGCCGGCATCGCGCCCAGATCCGGGGTGTCCTGGAATGGCTGCTCCGTCTGCTGAACCGTCACGACGAAGTTCGGGTCACGTCCACGCAGGTGCACCTGGACCGAACCGGGGGCCAGGTCTCGGGTGATCTCGTCGGCAGCCGCTGACAACACCTCGAGCAGGGTGAGCCGGATCGCCGACTCCATCGACACGGTCAATCGCTCGATCAGCACATTGGCGTCACCATCACCGGTCTCGACGGCGGTCAGCAGCTCGCGACCGAGAGAGGCCACATACGGGGTCAAGTCCATGGCATCACTATGGCGCATCGTGATGCCATGGACAAGCCATATTGGCTCATAATGGCATCATTCTGGCTCCGGGTGGATGTTCAGCCGATCACGCCATGGTGGACTGACTCAGAAACTCGCACGTCAGAGGTGCGCTCGTCATACCCTTCCGATCCGCAGGGCGGAACCGAAGCCCTTCCGGATCAGTGCCTCTGTCGTAACTTGTGATTCGTGACGTTGGGCGATGTCGGCGCACACGCGAACATGCCGCATAACGCCCCGCAGGTCTCATCTGACCTGACAAGCACCGAACTCGGTGGACAGAAGATGCCTGGTGAGCTCGCGGCGTGACCCGCTTGACCTTGACACAGTGACAAGGTCTTCACTTGTAGCCAAGGAGGTGGTCCCGATGACCATGCCGAAACAGGACACGGATACGATTCGAGCTTTCCAGGGGCTGGAGGACAGCAGCTCGTCGGTGCGGCTGCGGGCAGCGCTAGCGGTCGGCACGTCCCCTGACCCGCGGTTTATCGACATGCTCATCGAACGATGCGCGATCGAACCCGAGTTCTACGTGCGCGACATGCTTACATGGGCACTCACCCGCCATCCAGCATCAATGACGATCCCAGAGCTTCTCAATGAACTCCGCTCGGAGCGTGCGCAGGCACGAAGCCAGGCGTTGCACACGCTGTCCAAGATCGGAGATCGGCAAGCGTGGCCAGCGATCACACGGGCGCTTCTGGCCGACGCCGACGATGAGGTGGCGCGGAGTGCTTGGCGGACAGCGGTCGTGCTCGTGCCCGAAGACGAAGAGCCCGAGTTGGCCGCAGTGTTGTCGACCCAGCTCGGGCGCGGCGAACGTGAGATGCAGCTGAGCCTCAGCCGGGCGCTGATCGCGCTCGGTGAGGTGATTCTGCCGACTCTGCGCGCTGCGATGACGGCTCTCGACCCTCGCGTGCGCGCGCACGCGATCGCCACGGAACGGCTGCTGCGCGACCCGGATGCCGGATTCGAGTTCGCGATCGAGGAGGCGAAGCGCGCCGTAGCTCTCGGCAGGACCGGCCAAGAGGGGTGATCGGCAGTGTTGATCGGTGATGTGGCACGACGGTCCGGGGTCAGCGCCCGCATGCTCAGGCATTACGATTCGCTCGGCCTGGTGCGGCCAACGGGCCGTACCGATGCCGGCTATCGCGAGTACTCCAGCGAGGACATCCAGCGGATCTTCCATATCGAGAGCCTGCGGTCATTGGGGCTGTCGCTGCGTGAAGTCAGGCGCGCGTTCGATGATCCCGGTTTCACACCCTCCGAGCTCGTTGACGACCTCATCCGCCAGACGCAAGAACGTATTGCAGATGAGACGGAACTGCTCACGCGACTCCGTAGGATCGACGCCGCGGAACCCGTCGGCTGGGAGGACGTCCTCCAAATCGTTGCACTCCTCCAGGCATTGGGGTCAAAGAGCGCTGGGAAGCGCCAGCGCGCGGCCTTGTCCTCAGTTGAAGAGGTTCCGGTGCCAGTGGAGGCATTGGTCGAGGCGGCGCTGAGCGAGACGGACCCGAACGTCGCCGGGGCCCTTCGATGGGCTTTGGCGCAATCGGGCGACAGCGGATTGGCGCTGCTGGCGGAGGGCCTCGGCTCACCCGTAGCCGAGGTACGGAAACGTGCCGTCCAGTCCATCGCTGAGATTCCGGACGGTGAGGCGACCGTACTGCTGCAGGACGCCCTCGCGAACCCCGACATCGTGGTCCGCAGGTATGCGGCTCTGGCGCTCGGGGCACGTGGAGTGACCGACGCGGTCCCGGCACTCATCGATATGGTCGTCGAGGGGGCGAACGACGTCGATGCAGCCGATGCACTGAGCGCACTGGCGAGTCGTCCCGCATTGGCGGATCAGATCGCTACCAGGCTCGTTGCTTGCCTCGCCCACAGCACGGTTGAATCGTCTGCACGTCGACGGCTGACCCAGGCGCTCGCGGATATCCCGGGAATCACAGCGGCACGCGCCCTCGCGGATCTGTCGCATGACGAAGACCGTGCCGTTGCGCTTACTGCGGCGTACATTCTCGGAATACGCAACGTACGATAACGGATCTTTCCTGGAGTGCTGGGCCCTGACGGATGAAGCGGTGGCACCAGTTGGGTCGCCACCCGCCGGTCATCTGCTCCAACTGGCCGGCGACGATCCGGCT from Streptosporangium sp. NBC_01756 includes the following:
- a CDS encoding helix-turn-helix transcriptional regulator; amino-acid sequence: MQKTSSRLLALLSLLQTRRDWSGEDLAERLDITPRTVRRDIDRLRELGYPIMAFKGPSGGYRLDAGVHLPPLLFDDDQAVALAVALQTAATGTTLAEDAARALATIRQVMPPRLRHRIDTMRITAVHPPENGDVPQADTQVFTDLSTAIHAHEELRFDYAQDRKAATGQRRRRVQPHHLVTWRGCWYLLAWDLDRDDWRTFRVDRIHPRTPTGPRFPPRDVPGGDVPAFITSRFRGSDGTTDWPCQGEVLLDLPATAVAPFARDGIVEELGPDRCRLALGSWSWAGLAAAIGRFDADVEVIGPPELSGAFARLATRYANAARTTTSS
- a CDS encoding VOC family protein is translated as MSITTTTHLNFRGAAREALDFYKSVFGGRVVAVTYKDAGNMQQENEADWVMWGEVVGGNGFHVMAYDVPSPLPWNQGENPFFVSVRGDDADEISDLWQKLSDGSTVVRPLEAAQWAPLYGMLIDHFGVTWVLDVSYTPPSPAPTALPRRPADERAAG
- a CDS encoding winged helix DNA-binding domain-containing protein, producing the protein MTVLDTRTLNRATLARQYLLDRADTPTRGAVAHLCGMQAQQPQEPFIGLWSRLHAFKPDTLDDLLTGRQVVRTHLMRRTVHLVTADDALAWRARHDTMLRQRVLATYRRELACIDPAEVAAAGRAVMADHRPRTMAELVRELQDRWPTPPRRALGELLVAALIPMVQLPPRGLWHTTAGVRNLPLATWLGRDIDPLSPDATDPTGQQLVRRYLAAYGPAATADIRSWCGLAGLPAAVKTVREELVTFRDERGRDLLDLPDAPRPHPDTPAPVRFLPAFDNAILGYHDRSRIIDDAHLGLSVAGLRAVLVDGRVSATWTVHNNQLAITPLRPFSTADQEAVHAEGQALATFLDEDIDHVHIEATDG
- a CDS encoding ABC transporter permease; this encodes MSTVSYALTDSATMLRRNLKRMARYPSMTLMLIGMPIVFLLLFVYVFGGTLGAGLGGVSGGRAEYVNYVTPAIVLMTITAAVQGTTIAIAMDMTEGIVDRFRTMAIARVSVLTGHVIGSLIQTMLSIVAVIGVALLIGFRPSAGPGDWLALTGVLVMMSFAFIWLAVALGLASKTVEASSNVGMPLLLLPFLGSGFVPTDSMPTVLRWFAEYQPFTPLIETLRGLLMGTPIGNNAVIAVGWCVVIALGGYLWSKKLFNRESTR
- a CDS encoding ATP-binding cassette domain-containing protein; its protein translation is MTMPSQSAITATGLRRSYGDHVVLDGVDLNVPHGTVFSLLGANGAGKTTTVKILSTLIRADGGSARIAGHDLSAEPDAVRAAIGVTGQFSAVDNLLTGQENLTLMADLHRLGRKAGRRRTAQLLEQFDLVDAAKKTAATYSGGMRRRLDLAMTLVGSPQVIFLDEPTTGLDPRSRRAMWQIVRELVAGGVTIFLTTQYLEEADELADRIAVLDHGKIVAEGTADELKRRIPGGHVLLRFADERDLESAACAVGQVSRDSDTLVLRVPHDGSLRSLKALLDRLDQNAVVVDSLSVHTPDLDDVFLALTGNKEKVTAR
- a CDS encoding DUF4097 family beta strand repeat-containing protein translates to MPVFATPEPISATIELSVGDVQIIASDRTDTVVEVRPSDETDASDVDAAQKTRVEYADGTLTVRGPKTRIADFSKKTRSVDVLIELPTGSHVHADLSAADLRGVGTLGECRLKASVGHFRFDRTGPLRLGTSGGDITVETVAGNADVSTGAGRVHIGEIGGTAVIKNSNGKTEIGTVAGELQVRSANGDISVGRAGAMVEAKTSNGTIRVGQVTRDTVTLRTSTGHLEIGVAAGIAAWFDLNTSYGRVENSLEGLSEAPEKSEQTVEVHAHTSFGDITVRRS
- a CDS encoding toxin-antitoxin system HicB family antitoxin, whose product is MDLTPYVASLGRELLTAVETGDGDANVLIERLTVSMESAIRLTLLEVLSAAADEITRDLAPGSVQVHLRGRDPNFVVTVQQTEQPFQDTPDLGAMPADDAAARFEDGPVTRINVRLPEQLKAAIEEAAGKEGRSLNAWLVRAASTVLRATERDHGSDRRGKRSAQRYTGWAR
- a CDS encoding HEAT repeat domain-containing protein, whose translation is MTMPKQDTDTIRAFQGLEDSSSSVRLRAALAVGTSPDPRFIDMLIERCAIEPEFYVRDMLTWALTRHPASMTIPELLNELRSERAQARSQALHTLSKIGDRQAWPAITRALLADADDEVARSAWRTAVVLVPEDEEPELAAVLSTQLGRGEREMQLSLSRALIALGEVILPTLRAAMTALDPRVRAHAIATERLLRDPDAGFEFAIEEAKRAVALGRTGQEG
- a CDS encoding MerR family transcriptional regulator — protein: MLIGDVARRSGVSARMLRHYDSLGLVRPTGRTDAGYREYSSEDIQRIFHIESLRSLGLSLREVRRAFDDPGFTPSELVDDLIRQTQERIADETELLTRLRRIDAAEPVGWEDVLQIVALLQALGSKSAGKRQRAALSSVEEVPVPVEALVEAALSETDPNVAGALRWALAQSGDSGLALLAEGLGSPVAEVRKRAVQSIAEIPDGEATVLLQDALANPDIVVRRYAALALGARGVTDAVPALIDMVVEGANDVDAADALSALASRPALADQIATRLVACLAHSTVESSARRRLTQALADIPGITAARALADLSHDEDRAVALTAAYILGIRNVR